From one Suricata suricatta isolate VVHF042 chromosome 8, meerkat_22Aug2017_6uvM2_HiC, whole genome shotgun sequence genomic stretch:
- the GNB2 gene encoding guanine nucleotide-binding protein G(I)/G(S)/G(T) subunit beta-2 has protein sequence MSELEQLRQEAEQLRNQIRDARKACGDSTLTQITAGLDPVGRIQMRTRRTLRGHLAKIYAMHWGTDSRLLVSASQDGKLIIWDSYTTNKVHAIPLRSSWVMTCAYAPSGNFVACGGLDNICSIYSLKTREGNVRVSRELPGHTGYLSCCRFLDDNQIITSSGDTTCALWDIETGQQTVGFAGHSGDVMSLSLAPDGRTFVSGACDASIKLWDVRDSMCRQTFIGHESDINAVAFFPNGYAFTTGSDDATCRLFDLRADQELLMYSHDNIICGITSVAFSRSGRLLLAGYDDFNCNIWDAMKGDRAGVLAGHDNRVSCLGVTDDGMAVATGSWDSFLKIWN, from the exons ATGAGTGAGCTGGAGCAACTGAGACAGGAGGCTGAGCAGCTCCGGAACCAGATCCGG GATGCCCGAAAAGCATGTGGGGATTCAACTCTGACCCAG ATCACAGCTGGGCTGGACCCAGTGGGGAGAATCCAGATGAGGACGCGGAGGACCCTCCGTGGGCACCTGGCAAAAATCTATGCCATGCACTGGGGGACAGATTCAAG GCTGCTGGTCAGCGCCTCCCAGGATGGGAAGCTCATCATCTGGGACAGCTATACCACCAACAAG GTCCATGCCATCCCTCTGCGCTCCTCCTGGGTCATGACCTGTGCCTATGCGCCTTCAGGGAACTTTGTGGCCTGTGGGGGGTTGGACAACATCTGTTCCATCTACAGCCTCAAGACCCGTGAGGGCAATGTCCGGGTCAGCCGGGAGCTGCCTGGCCACACTG GGTACCTGTCGTGCTGCCGCTTCCTGGATGACAACCAAATCATCACCAGCTCTGGGGACACGACCTG TGCCCTGTGGGACATTGAGACAGGACAGCAGACAGTGGGGTTTGCTGGACACAGTGGAGACGTGATGTCCCTGTCGCTGGCCCCCGATGGCCGCACCTTTGTGTCAGGTGCCTGTGATGCCTCCATCAAGCTGTGGGATGTGCGGGATTCTATGTGCCGACAGACCTTCATTGGCCACGAATCGGACATCAACGCTGTGGCT TTCTTCCCCAACGGCTATGCCTTCACCACGGGCTCCGATGATGCCACGTGCCGCCTCTTCGACCTGAGGGCCGACCAGGAGCTCCTCATGTATTCCCACGACAACATCATCTGCGGCATCACCTCTGTTGCCTTCTCCCGCAGCGGCCGGCTGCTGCTCGCCGGCTACGATGACTTCAACTGCAACATCTGGGACGCCATGAAGGGTGACCGTGCAG GTGTCCTTGCTGGCCATGACAACCGCGTGAGCTGCCTCGGGGTCACTGATGACGGCATGGCTGTGGCCACAGGCTCCTGGGACTCCTTCCTCAAGATCTGGAACTAA